One genomic window of Verrucomicrobiia bacterium includes the following:
- a CDS encoding phosphopyruvate hydratase, with protein MPTLSHLDALEILDSRGRPTLEVLCQFDSGARASAQVPSGASTGTAEARELRDADPHRHAGLGCLRAVAHVTGPIRDALLHQSFESQSQLDTTLLRLDGTPSLERLGANAVLGVSLAFARTHAAERGLPLHRHFSGLLPHTASPPRLPRPTINLFSGGKHAGGQIAIQDVLLVPLAAHTMADALAHACAVFQAAARLVSERYRSRTLVADEGGLAPDFPSTETMLDDAVEAIRRTGLVPGRDIALAVDVASSHFYHDHRYHLDGAALDSSAMIDRLAAWVERFPIVSLEDGLAEDDWDHWPLLLQRLGENCLILGDDLLCTHPERIRRAVASHAANALLLKVNQIGTLSEAARALELARAASWHVTISARSGETEDHWLSDLATGWNGDHIKIGSITRSERLSKYNRLLAIEHETAWPLAPAP; from the coding sequence ATGCCCACCCTCTCCCATCTGGACGCCCTCGAAATCCTCGACAGCCGCGGCCGTCCCACTCTCGAAGTCCTCTGCCAGTTCGACTCCGGCGCCCGCGCCTCCGCCCAGGTCCCTTCCGGTGCCTCCACCGGCACCGCCGAGGCCCGCGAACTCCGCGACGCCGATCCCCACCGCCACGCCGGACTCGGCTGCCTCCGCGCCGTCGCCCACGTCACCGGCCCCATCCGCGATGCCCTCCTCCACCAGTCCTTCGAATCCCAGTCCCAACTCGACACCACCCTCCTCCGCCTCGACGGAACTCCCTCCCTCGAACGCCTCGGCGCCAATGCCGTCCTCGGTGTCTCCCTCGCCTTCGCCCGCACCCATGCCGCCGAACGCGGCCTCCCTCTCCACCGCCATTTCTCCGGCCTCCTCCCCCATACCGCCTCCCCACCACGCCTTCCCCGCCCCACCATCAATCTCTTCAGCGGCGGCAAACACGCCGGCGGCCAGATCGCCATCCAGGATGTCCTCCTCGTCCCCCTCGCCGCCCATACCATGGCCGATGCCCTCGCCCATGCCTGCGCCGTCTTTCAAGCCGCCGCCCGCCTCGTCTCCGAACGCTACCGCTCCCGCACCCTCGTCGCCGACGAAGGCGGACTCGCCCCGGACTTCCCCTCCACCGAAACCATGCTCGACGACGCCGTCGAAGCCATCCGCCGAACCGGACTCGTCCCCGGTCGCGACATCGCCCTCGCCGTCGATGTCGCCTCCTCCCACTTCTACCACGACCACCGCTACCACCTCGATGGCGCCGCCCTCGACAGCTCCGCCATGATCGACCGCCTCGCCGCCTGGGTGGAACGTTTCCCCATCGTCAGCCTCGAAGATGGCCTCGCCGAAGACGACTGGGACCACTGGCCGCTCCTCCTCCAGCGTCTCGGCGAAAACTGCCTCATTCTCGGCGACGACCTCCTCTGCACCCATCCCGAACGGATCCGCCGCGCCGTCGCCTCCCACGCCGCCAACGCGCTCCTCCTCAAGGTCAACCAGATCGGCACCCTCTCCGAGGCGGCCCGAGCCCTCGAACTCGCCCGCGCCGCCTCCTGGCACGTGACCATCAGCGCCCGCAGCGGCGAAACCGAGGATCACTGGCTCAGCGACCTCGCCACCGGCTGGAACGGCGACCACATCAAAATCGGCTCCATCACCCGCTCCGAACGCCTCTCCAAATACAACCGCCTCCTCGCCATCGAACACGAAACCGCCTGGCCCCTCGCGCCCGCCCCATGA
- a CDS encoding HupE/UreJ family protein — translation MKLPLLPRTQTRTVCGLLALFMPLAAFAHPGHTTPSGFAHGFVHPFGGWDHLLAMLAVGLWAAQLGGRARWALPACFLGVMVTGGTFATLGWTLPMAEGLVLTSVFVLGLLLMTAVRAPLWLAASLTALFAIGHGQAHGAEMGASATGLAYASGFVVATAILHGLGVAVGLAAQRGRPLRPVPWLRFAGVAVVLAGGAFVVAG, via the coding sequence ATGAAACTCCCCTTGCTCCCCCGGACGCAGACCCGAACGGTGTGCGGGCTTCTGGCCCTGTTCATGCCCCTTGCAGCATTCGCCCATCCCGGACATACGACTCCATCCGGGTTCGCTCATGGTTTTGTTCATCCCTTTGGAGGATGGGACCACTTGCTGGCCATGCTGGCCGTTGGCTTGTGGGCCGCTCAACTCGGAGGTCGCGCCCGTTGGGCCCTGCCGGCCTGTTTCTTGGGAGTGATGGTGACCGGTGGAACATTCGCCACCCTGGGTTGGACCCTCCCGATGGCCGAGGGCCTCGTTTTGACATCGGTCTTCGTTCTAGGTCTCCTCCTGATGACCGCGGTCCGCGCCCCGCTCTGGCTCGCTGCCAGCCTCACCGCCCTCTTCGCCATCGGTCACGGCCAAGCCCACGGCGCTGAGATGGGCGCCTCCGCCACCGGACTGGCCTACGCATCCGGATTTGTGGTCGCCACAGCAATCCTCCACGGCCTCGGCGTCGCCGTCGGGCTCGCTGCCCAGCGCGGACGCCCACTCCGGCCCGTCCCCTGGCTCCGGTTCGCTGGAGTCGCCGTGGTTCTTGCCGGAGGCGCTTTCGTCGTGGCCGGCTGA
- a CDS encoding MBL fold metallo-hydrolase codes for MIQPLLHDDALLADIAAARGTPAPSTRLHLWWLGQSGYLLQTPGLHLLIDPYLSDSLTRKYAGTDKPHVRLSARVVDPARLDFIDVVTSSHSHTDHLDPDTLRPLAASNPLLLLLCPRSQLALARERSGLPGDRLVGLDAPPAPQSEPAFRHPTLPLRIHAVPAAHETLDRDADGHLACLGYVFEFGSFRIYHSGDTLRYDDMVERLRPFAPDLAILPINGRAPERRVAGNLSGPEAAQLAHDIRARLVLPCHYDLFDFNTASPDAFTDACRRLNQPFQILQLGERLTLHPGPGSGSATP; via the coding sequence ATGATCCAGCCTCTCCTCCACGACGACGCCCTCCTCGCCGACATCGCCGCCGCCCGCGGCACCCCCGCCCCCTCCACCCGGCTCCACCTCTGGTGGCTCGGCCAGAGCGGCTACCTCCTCCAAACCCCCGGCCTCCATCTCCTCATCGATCCCTACCTGTCGGATTCCCTCACCCGCAAATACGCCGGCACCGACAAACCCCACGTCCGCCTCTCCGCCCGCGTCGTCGATCCCGCCCGCCTCGACTTCATCGACGTCGTCACCTCCAGCCACAGCCATACCGACCATCTCGATCCCGATACCCTCCGCCCCCTCGCCGCCTCCAATCCCCTCCTCCTCCTCCTCTGCCCCCGTTCCCAACTCGCCCTCGCCCGCGAACGCAGCGGCCTCCCCGGCGATCGCCTCGTCGGCCTCGACGCCCCGCCCGCTCCCCAGTCCGAACCGGCCTTCCGTCATCCCACCCTCCCCCTCCGCATTCACGCCGTCCCCGCCGCCCACGAAACCCTCGACCGCGACGCCGACGGCCACCTCGCCTGCCTCGGCTACGTCTTCGAGTTCGGCTCGTTCCGCATCTACCACAGCGGCGACACCCTCCGCTACGACGACATGGTCGAGCGCCTCCGCCCCTTCGCCCCGGACCTCGCCATCCTCCCCATCAATGGCCGCGCCCCGGAACGCCGCGTCGCCGGCAACCTCTCCGGACCCGAGGCCGCCCAGCTCGCCCACGACATCCGCGCCCGGCTCGTCCTCCCCTGCCACTACGACCTCTTCGACTTCAACACCGCCAGCCCCGACGCCTTCACCGACGCCTGCCGCCGCCTGAATCAGCCATTTCAAATCCTTCAACTCGGGGAACGCCTCACCCTCCATCCCGGCCCCGGCTCCGGGTCCGCCACACCCTGA
- a CDS encoding acetoacetate decarboxylase family protein, producing MNPRKRLQEQSGQHALVDGIPFTLPVRCTKSPVLMALFPINADKARGFMPGKEVSPLRFRDRGLLVVTVIDYQSTPIGRYIEYSVGIACNHGADTGSISPAEWLTKGVDIGQYVIELPVSSEISVKGGKGIWGMPKRQGSLNFVVGERTVSSQYDVDGALFAYIEMERPAHLLVPLRMSAANFCAFRGMLMKSRIFFEGRAGVCLLESARARFVLGDHPRAERMKDLEIDQKALMTAFIPSADGLLDDHIESWFLTYDQAPSEVPEGMESVMALGLSEAWPPAPTAPVPGTPVA from the coding sequence ATGAATCCTCGAAAACGGCTCCAGGAACAGTCGGGCCAGCATGCCCTGGTGGATGGCATTCCGTTCACGCTCCCGGTGCGATGCACGAAGTCGCCGGTGCTGATGGCGTTGTTTCCGATCAACGCGGACAAGGCGCGGGGATTCATGCCCGGCAAGGAGGTATCGCCGCTGCGCTTCCGGGACCGGGGACTGCTGGTGGTGACGGTCATTGACTACCAGAGCACGCCGATCGGGCGGTACATCGAGTACAGCGTGGGGATTGCGTGCAACCACGGGGCCGACACCGGCTCGATTTCGCCGGCGGAATGGCTGACGAAGGGGGTTGATATCGGGCAGTACGTGATCGAGCTGCCGGTTTCCTCGGAGATTTCGGTCAAGGGCGGGAAGGGGATCTGGGGGATGCCGAAGCGGCAGGGGAGTTTGAACTTCGTGGTGGGGGAGCGGACGGTGAGCAGCCAGTACGACGTGGACGGGGCCTTGTTCGCGTACATCGAGATGGAGCGTCCGGCGCATCTGCTGGTGCCGTTGCGGATGAGTGCGGCCAATTTTTGCGCGTTTCGGGGGATGCTGATGAAGTCGCGCATCTTCTTTGAGGGGCGGGCGGGGGTCTGCCTGCTGGAGAGCGCCCGGGCCCGGTTCGTCCTTGGGGATCATCCGAGGGCGGAGCGCATGAAGGACCTTGAGATCGATCAGAAGGCGCTGATGACGGCGTTCATTCCCTCGGCGGACGGGTTGTTGGATGATCATATCGAAAGCTGGTTTCTGACCTATGACCAGGCGCCGTCGGAGGTGCCGGAGGGGATGGAGAGCGTGATGGCGCTGGGTTTGAGTGAGGCGTGGCCACCGGCTCCGACCGCGCCGGTGCCGGGGACGCCGGTGGCATGA
- a CDS encoding phosphotransferase yields MGTPLDIEDESQLVAWLRTRHHIARDESPRIRILAGGVSNRTVRIDRPNGDSWVLKQALSKLRVPVDWFCPPERVHREALGMRTLATLAPPGAIPRFLFEDTTHHLIAMEAVPEPHDNWKTLLLAAAPVPELVRQFGQLLGTLHRNAAAQATPLKEPFADRTYFENLRLEPFYTYTATRLPDAAPFLQRLVADTRAPGRTLVHGDYSPKNILVHQNRLILLDHEVIHWGDPMFDVGFATAHLLCKAHRFAVRRLAFASAVTRFWTAYHQAAGSRLASPAAERRAVRHTLACLLARAAGRSQVEYLSPEAKSRQCRAGVRLLANPPESMTAVAPAFLDALQRLSR; encoded by the coding sequence GTGGGCACCCCCCTGGATATCGAAGACGAATCCCAACTCGTCGCCTGGCTCCGTACCCGGCACCACATCGCTCGTGATGAATCCCCACGCATCCGCATCCTCGCCGGCGGCGTCTCCAACCGGACCGTCCGAATCGATCGCCCCAATGGCGACTCCTGGGTGCTCAAGCAGGCCCTCTCGAAATTGCGGGTCCCCGTGGACTGGTTCTGCCCGCCCGAACGGGTCCACCGCGAGGCCCTCGGCATGCGTACCCTCGCCACGCTCGCCCCGCCCGGCGCCATCCCGCGTTTCCTCTTCGAGGACACCACCCACCATCTCATCGCCATGGAGGCCGTGCCCGAACCCCACGACAATTGGAAAACCCTCCTCCTCGCCGCCGCCCCTGTTCCCGAACTCGTCCGCCAGTTCGGTCAGTTGCTCGGAACTCTCCATCGCAACGCCGCTGCCCAGGCCACCCCCCTCAAGGAACCCTTCGCCGACCGTACCTACTTCGAAAACCTCCGGCTCGAACCCTTCTACACCTACACCGCCACCCGCCTCCCCGACGCCGCCCCCTTCCTCCAACGTCTCGTCGCCGATACCCGCGCCCCCGGCCGCACCCTCGTCCACGGCGATTACAGCCCCAAGAACATCCTCGTCCATCAGAACCGCCTGATCCTCCTCGACCACGAGGTCATCCACTGGGGCGATCCCATGTTCGATGTCGGCTTCGCCACCGCCCATCTCCTCTGCAAAGCCCATCGCTTCGCCGTTCGCAGACTCGCCTTCGCCTCCGCCGTCACCCGCTTCTGGACCGCCTACCACCAGGCCGCCGGCAGCCGCCTCGCCAGCCCCGCCGCCGAACGCCGCGCCGTCCGCCATACCCTCGCCTGCCTCCTTGCCCGCGCCGCCGGACGATCCCAGGTCGAATACCTCTCCCCCGAGGCCAAGTCCCGCCAGTGCCGCGCCGGCGTCCGACTCCTCGCCAACCCGCCCGAATCCATGACCGCGGTCGCCCCCGCCTTCCTCGACGCGCTCCAACGCCTCTCCCGCTGA
- a CDS encoding isoamylase early set domain-containing protein, with the protein MHRPESTHGSSSPRYSAKKMRKPVNFFCRAPQAERVALIGDFNGWDPSVHLMERGPDGAWHLQVPLHHGHHQYVFLVDDQPVLDPKAQGVARNERNERVSLMSVS; encoded by the coding sequence ATGCATCGTCCCGAATCGACCCACGGTTCCTCGTCGCCCCGGTATTCCGCGAAGAAGATGCGGAAGCCGGTCAATTTCTTCTGCCGCGCCCCGCAGGCCGAGCGGGTGGCTTTGATCGGGGACTTCAACGGGTGGGATCCCAGCGTGCATTTGATGGAACGCGGGCCGGACGGGGCATGGCATTTGCAGGTGCCTCTGCACCATGGGCACCACCAGTACGTGTTCCTGGTGGACGATCAGCCGGTGCTGGATCCCAAGGCGCAGGGCGTGGCGCGGAACGAGCGGAACGAGCGGGTGAGTCTGATGTCGGTCAGTTGA
- a CDS encoding alpha/beta hydrolase produces the protein MWQSLLLLLAIPAGLWLFFLWFERANVFQPTRSWSVTGQALGRPWDAVRFSTRDNVELSGWYFPAAPDAPFADLAVLISHGNGGNISHRLSLYALLLDLGVHVFAYDYRGYGHSRGWPTENGTYLDAEAAVDWLVQRGFPENRIVAHGESLGGGVASELARRRPELRGLILRSTFTSIPDLGVELFPFLPVRTLSRLHYDTRARLPEIRVPLLILHSRSDTLVRFHHAEANLAAARTPKWLREIHGDHNDQPDASPTLYANAITEFLRNTAP, from the coding sequence ATGTGGCAATCGCTCCTCCTCCTCCTCGCCATTCCCGCCGGGCTCTGGCTCTTCTTCCTCTGGTTCGAACGCGCCAACGTCTTTCAACCCACCCGCTCCTGGTCCGTCACCGGCCAGGCCCTCGGACGTCCCTGGGACGCCGTCCGGTTCTCCACCCGCGACAACGTCGAACTCAGCGGCTGGTACTTCCCCGCCGCCCCCGACGCCCCCTTCGCCGATCTCGCGGTCCTCATCAGCCACGGCAACGGTGGCAACATCAGCCATCGCCTCTCCCTCTACGCCCTCCTCCTCGACCTCGGCGTCCATGTCTTTGCCTACGACTACCGCGGCTACGGACACAGCCGCGGCTGGCCCACGGAAAACGGAACCTACCTCGACGCCGAAGCCGCCGTGGACTGGCTCGTGCAACGCGGCTTCCCCGAAAACCGCATCGTCGCCCACGGCGAAAGCCTCGGGGGCGGTGTCGCCTCCGAACTCGCCCGGCGCCGCCCCGAACTCCGCGGCCTCATCCTCCGCAGCACCTTCACCAGCATCCCCGATCTCGGCGTCGAACTCTTCCCCTTTCTCCCCGTCCGCACCCTCTCCCGCCTCCATTACGACACCCGCGCCCGGCTCCCCGAAATCCGCGTGCCCCTCCTCATCCTTCACAGCCGCTCCGACACCCTCGTCCGCTTCCACCATGCCGAGGCCAACCTCGCCGCCGCCCGCACCCCCAAGTGGCTCCGCGAAATCCACGGCGACCACAACGATCAGCCCGATGCCAGCCCCACCCTCTACGCCAACGCCATCACCGAATTCCTCCGCAACACCGCCCCTTGA
- a CDS encoding PQQ-binding-like beta-propeller repeat protein: MKFEVGVMAVLAACGLVWGMPSWAADFPPEMPESLTSFGAAMVGEDLYVFGGHRGAAHQYSSEGVSGALWRLPVRAGGEWVELAGDEPAQGTALVAHRGGVIRVGGMAARNAPGEKHDLHSLDRVARFEPGTGRWEALPSLPEARSSHDAWVLDGRLYVVGGWTLSGAGSGGVFRREMAVMDLTAGELEWEVRPQPFARRALAVVGAEGRLYCMGGMEEQDTSSRVDVLDVATGAWREGPSLPRAPMRGFGGAAVVAGGRVYVSGLSGKVWRLSADGGAWEEAGEWATPRFFHRMVALDARTLLAVGGANGQGQLRDVETLRIGGVMVRDWPQWRGPDRDGRSRATGWGKAWPAEGLPLAWRARVGIGVSSPVMVRNRVYATGNDGGGNDSVFSFDLATGREVWRHTFEAASTHHAMAIVPSGPAATPTVVGGRVLVLSREGEFRVLEAATGTVAWRRHLVGDLGGKRPVYGYAQSPLVHGGRVILDVGGESGAAGTTVALELATGAEVWRGGAGEAGYSSARVVVREGEAYVALFKGEGLEVLAAGDGRTVATHAMTTRDFCNALTPVEVGGRILVSNTGSGPAALLAWRPGEGAMETVWTHGAFAQLFNTAVVHEGALFAFNEQRRSEAEFTCVDAETGETLWVSDAVPTGTFVLADGHWIFQTRQGEVVLAPATRDGLGPVGRFQAVGGRCYATPAFNGLFLAVRNNEGELAVFDARVGRR; this comes from the coding sequence ATGAAGTTTGAAGTCGGGGTGATGGCGGTGCTGGCGGCGTGCGGGTTAGTGTGGGGCATGCCGAGTTGGGCCGCTGATTTTCCACCTGAGATGCCGGAGTCGCTGACGAGTTTCGGGGCGGCGATGGTGGGGGAGGATCTCTATGTGTTTGGGGGCCATCGTGGGGCGGCGCATCAGTACTCGTCGGAAGGGGTGAGCGGGGCGTTGTGGCGATTGCCGGTGCGGGCCGGTGGGGAATGGGTTGAACTGGCAGGGGATGAACCGGCGCAGGGCACGGCGCTGGTGGCGCACCGGGGCGGGGTGATCCGGGTGGGGGGGATGGCGGCCCGGAACGCACCCGGGGAGAAGCACGATTTGCATTCGCTCGATCGGGTGGCGCGGTTTGAACCGGGGACGGGCCGATGGGAGGCATTGCCGTCGTTGCCGGAGGCGCGGTCGAGTCACGATGCGTGGGTGTTGGACGGCCGGTTGTACGTGGTGGGGGGCTGGACGTTGTCCGGGGCGGGGAGCGGCGGGGTGTTCCGGCGGGAGATGGCGGTGATGGACCTGACGGCGGGGGAACTGGAATGGGAGGTTCGACCTCAGCCTTTTGCACGTCGGGCCCTGGCGGTGGTGGGGGCGGAAGGGAGGTTGTATTGCATGGGAGGGATGGAGGAGCAGGACACTTCGAGCCGGGTGGATGTGCTGGATGTGGCAACGGGAGCATGGCGGGAGGGTCCCAGCCTGCCACGGGCGCCGATGCGGGGGTTTGGTGGGGCGGCGGTGGTGGCGGGTGGGCGGGTGTATGTGTCCGGGTTGTCGGGGAAAGTCTGGCGATTGTCGGCGGACGGGGGGGCGTGGGAGGAGGCGGGCGAATGGGCGACGCCCCGTTTTTTTCACCGGATGGTGGCCTTGGATGCGCGGACCCTGTTGGCGGTGGGTGGGGCGAACGGTCAGGGGCAGTTGCGGGATGTCGAAACGTTGCGGATCGGGGGGGTGATGGTTCGGGACTGGCCGCAGTGGCGGGGTCCGGACCGCGACGGGCGATCGCGGGCAACGGGTTGGGGGAAGGCATGGCCTGCGGAAGGCTTGCCGTTGGCGTGGCGGGCGCGGGTTGGGATCGGGGTGTCCTCGCCGGTGATGGTTCGGAACCGCGTGTATGCGACCGGGAATGACGGGGGTGGGAACGACAGCGTGTTCAGTTTCGATCTGGCGACCGGCCGGGAGGTGTGGCGGCACACCTTCGAGGCAGCCTCGACCCATCATGCGATGGCGATCGTGCCATCGGGGCCGGCGGCGACACCGACGGTGGTGGGTGGGCGGGTGCTGGTGTTGTCGCGCGAGGGGGAGTTTCGAGTGCTGGAAGCGGCAACGGGTACGGTGGCGTGGCGCCGGCACCTGGTGGGGGATTTGGGTGGCAAGCGCCCGGTGTACGGTTATGCGCAGTCTCCCCTGGTGCATGGGGGGAGGGTGATCCTGGATGTGGGTGGGGAATCCGGGGCGGCGGGCACGACGGTGGCGCTGGAATTGGCAACGGGTGCGGAGGTGTGGCGGGGCGGGGCCGGGGAGGCGGGGTACAGTTCGGCCCGGGTTGTGGTTCGTGAGGGCGAGGCGTATGTGGCCCTGTTCAAGGGGGAGGGATTGGAGGTGCTGGCGGCCGGAGACGGACGGACGGTGGCGACGCACGCGATGACGACGCGGGATTTCTGCAACGCGCTGACGCCAGTGGAGGTGGGGGGACGGATCCTGGTGTCCAACACGGGGTCCGGTCCGGCGGCGCTGTTGGCGTGGCGACCGGGTGAAGGGGCGATGGAGACGGTGTGGACCCATGGGGCATTCGCGCAGTTGTTCAACACGGCGGTGGTCCATGAGGGGGCGTTGTTCGCTTTCAACGAGCAGCGGCGAAGCGAGGCGGAGTTCACCTGCGTGGATGCGGAGACCGGCGAAACGCTGTGGGTAAGCGACGCGGTGCCGACGGGAACGTTTGTGCTGGCGGATGGGCACTGGATTTTCCAGACCCGACAGGGCGAGGTCGTGCTGGCGCCGGCGACGCGGGACGGGTTGGGGCCGGTCGGGCGATTCCAGGCGGTGGGCGGGCGCTGTTATGCGACGCCGGCGTTCAATGGGCTGTTTCTGGCGGTACGGAACAACGAGGGGGAACTGGCGGTGTTCGATGCCAGGGTGGGAAGGCGGTAG
- a CDS encoding esterase, whose product MSSETTTPLFPQRPYATRVVPFRTGDGRELNVLHVRGERPPDRGPVLLVHGAGVRANIFLAPVETTFVDVLIRHGYDVWLENWRASIDFPANPWTLDQAAVYDHPAAVGTVLRESGASSLKAVIHCQGSTGFAMSALAGLVPEVTTIVSNAVSIHPVVPAWSGVKLRYLLPSIGPFTDYLNPHWGVKAPTLFAKLVTLFVNLSHWECRNSVCKGVSFTYGAGRPALWRHENLNEATHEWLKGEFDAVPLSFFRQIAACVRHGSLVSVEGHDSLPRDFAAQPPRTEARFAFFSGEQNRCFLPESQERSHAYLSSFRRDYHTLHVVPDYGHLDMFMGKDAARDVHPLMIEELDRTC is encoded by the coding sequence ATGAGCTCGGAAACGACGACCCCGCTTTTTCCTCAGCGGCCCTACGCGACACGGGTGGTTCCGTTCCGGACGGGGGATGGACGGGAACTCAATGTCCTGCACGTGCGGGGCGAACGGCCGCCCGACCGCGGTCCGGTGCTGCTGGTGCATGGTGCCGGGGTGCGGGCGAACATCTTTCTGGCCCCGGTGGAGACGACCTTCGTGGACGTGCTGATACGTCACGGGTACGACGTGTGGCTGGAGAACTGGCGGGCGAGCATCGATTTTCCGGCGAACCCGTGGACGCTCGATCAGGCGGCGGTCTACGACCACCCGGCGGCGGTGGGAACGGTCCTGAGGGAATCGGGGGCGTCATCGTTGAAGGCGGTGATCCATTGTCAGGGATCAACGGGGTTCGCGATGTCGGCGCTGGCGGGGTTGGTGCCGGAGGTGACGACGATTGTGAGCAACGCGGTATCCATTCATCCGGTGGTGCCGGCGTGGTCCGGGGTGAAGTTGAGGTACCTGCTGCCGTCGATCGGCCCGTTCACGGACTATCTCAATCCGCATTGGGGGGTGAAGGCGCCCACGCTGTTTGCAAAGCTGGTGACATTGTTCGTGAATCTGAGCCATTGGGAGTGCCGCAACAGCGTGTGCAAGGGGGTGAGCTTCACCTATGGCGCGGGGCGGCCGGCCTTGTGGCGCCACGAGAACCTGAACGAGGCCACGCACGAATGGCTCAAGGGGGAGTTCGACGCGGTGCCGCTGTCGTTCTTCCGGCAGATTGCCGCGTGCGTGCGCCACGGGAGCCTGGTGTCGGTGGAGGGGCATGACAGCCTGCCGCGGGACTTCGCGGCGCAACCGCCCCGCACGGAGGCGCGGTTCGCCTTTTTTTCCGGCGAGCAGAACCGTTGTTTTCTACCCGAAAGCCAGGAGCGATCCCACGCGTACCTGAGTTCGTTCCGCAGGGATTACCACACGCTCCACGTGGTGCCGGATTACGGTCACCTGGACATGTTCATGGGGAAGGATGCCGCGCGTGATGTGCATCCCCTCATGATCGAGGAATTGGACCGGACCTGCTGA